A section of the Oncorhynchus nerka isolate Pitt River linkage group LG3, Oner_Uvic_2.0, whole genome shotgun sequence genome encodes:
- the LOC115114686 gene encoding tumor necrosis factor-like, with the protein MEGYAMTPEDMERGLENSLVDSGPVYNTTVTAVAEGKASRGWLWRLCGVLLIAALCAAAALLFAWCQHGRLATMQDGMEPQLEIFIGAKDTHNTLKQIAGNAKTAIHLEGEYNPNLTIDTVQWRKEDGQAFSQGGFKLQGNQILIPHTGLFFVYSQASFRVKCNGPGERTTPLSHIIWRYSDSIGVQGNLLSGVRSVCQQNYGNAESNIGEGWYNAVYLSAVFQLNEGDKLWTETNRLTDVETEQGKNFFGVFAL; encoded by the exons ATGGAGGGGTATGCGATGACACCTGAAGACATGGAGAGGGGCCTTGAAAATAGCCTTGTGGACAGTGGCCCTGTGTACAACACAACGGTGACAGCTGTCGCTGAGGGAAAGGCCTCCAGAGGTTGGCTATGGAGGCTGTGTGGCGTTCTCTTAATAGCAGCTTTATGTGCGGCAGCAGCCCTGCTCTTTGCCTGGTGTCAGCATGGAAGACTGGCAACG ATGCAGGACGGAATGGAGCCTCAGCTGGAGATATTCATTGGTGCAAAAG ATACCCACAATACATTGAAGCAGATTGCCGGCAATGCAAAAACAGCCATCCATTTAGAGG GTGAATACAATCCTAATCTTACCATTGACACAGTGCAGTGGAGAAAGGAGGACGGCCAGGCCTTTTCCCAGGGCGGGTTCAAGCTACAAGGGAACCAAATCCTCATCCCACACACTGGGCTCTTCTTCGTTTACAGCCAGGCTTCGTTTAGGGTCAAGTGCAACGGCCCGGGCGAGCGTACCACTCCTCTGAGTCACATTATTTGGCGCTATTCGGACTCCATCGGGGTTCAGGGTAATCTACTTAGCGGGGTAAGGTCAGTTTGTCAACAAAACTACGGTAATGCTGAGTCCAATATTGGCGAAGGCTGGTATAATGCAGTTTACCTTAGTGCGGTGTTTCAGCTGAATGAAGGGGACAAACTGTGGACTGAGACCAATCGACTGACCGACGTGGAGACAGAGCAGGGCAAGAACTTCTTTGGTGTGTTTGCACtatga